The stretch of DNA GACTCTGTTATGTTTTGCATGTTCATAGCAAAGAATGTTGTATACTGATAGTAGTCGTCAGTTCCATTAAAGTATCGGATTTCGGTGGGAGCAATTCGTATGATTTTACCGTCAGAGTTAATTTCTGGAAGGAAAAGCGTTTCATTAATCAAATAAGCTGCTTCGCTGACAACGAAGTAGACATAGTCGCCAATCATTCTGGAGTTGAAGTAGCTACCTGAAATGACAAGGTCGCGCAAAAGTGTTGGATTGTCAGGATTTTTAATATCATATACTTTCACGAAGGTCTTGATGTCAACAACGTAATATTTATCGTAAACTAGTGGAAAGTGATATTCTGACCCTAAAATCGCTAACTTGTCGCCGTTGACAAAAATTCCAATAGGATATAGATTCTCAAAGGTTATTTTTGAAACTATTTTAGCCTGCGCGGGAGGATAAGCTCTCAGGATATAAACCGCATTACCAGACAAAGTGTACATATAACCTCTATCGTCAACTTTTACAATGTCTGCTTCGTCTACTCCAGCAACTTGAATGTTTGTGGTTGAATGCGAAGGAGCAGCACTTTTCACTATTCCGCTTTCAGATAGTATGCCAAACGAGTTAGCGAACCTAGCATCCGCAGGTCCATAAATCCAAAAAGGCGCTTGATTCTTAGAATTCATTCTTAAGAAGTTCTTCAACTCTTCCTCGGATTGAAATGATGAGAGCAAAGGAGACTGTGGCGCGGAGACCGGCGGAGCGCCGGGAGTATACTTAAACGGGATAATGATGTTAAGAATTACTGCTGTTAATATAGAGGCGAGCAGAATAGCAGCGAGTCCATAGAGGAGTGCTTGTTTCTTAATTTTGCTTTCCACTGATTAATCACCTACTACACGTTAGAGTTTCTGCGATATTTCATGCTATACTTTGGAACGCGATGTTCCAAAAGTTAGTACGGTCGTAAAGACCATACTCGAAACGCTTCGTACCAGAAAATAACCGAGACAATGGCTCCGAAAGTTATTATAAACAAGTTCTCTCTTGTAATCCCTTGAACGAGAAATAAAAGAAAAAGAGCGTAAAAAACGGTGGAAAATACGGCATAAAAGAAGTAACGCGGAAACAATAATCTTCCAAGCTTGACAAAGTGTCTAAGCACGCCAATTTTGACTTCGTTGACTAAGAAATAGTGACCGCCGACATTCTGCTTCTCAACCAATCCTAACTCACGGAGCTGTTCAAGGTGATGCTGCGCCACGCTGGGACTACTGAAACGCAGGGCTTTCTGAACTTCTCGAACACTCAATGGATGACCGCTTTTCAAAAGAAGCCAGTATACTTTCCAAGCCTTTCCTCTAAGCGCGTATTCAAACTTTGCCTCTTCAGCCTCGTTCAACAAGCAGCACGCTTCTCAAAATATAGTTCTAGAATATGACACTTATAAGTCCAATTTTAGAACAAAACAGACCATACGGATTATAATTGATCTTTGATTTCTCTTGCTATTTCTGCTGCTGGCTTGTTTGCGTTTACAATTTTCCATTCGTCTATTAACGCCAAGAAGAGTGCTTTACGTCTAATCCTTTTTAACTCTTTTAAACTTTCAAAGATTTCCCGCCTTTTACGCCCATGCTGTATTCTTTTGTATGCCTCTTCTGGAGTAACATCTAGAAAAAACATGAAATTTGATTTCGGCACAACAAGAGCGAAGAAGTGGTAGGCAATTCTGTGTAATGGTGATGGCAGATAGGCGGTTCCCATTAAATAGCGGACAAAAATTATGTAGTCAAATTTTCTCCAATAATAAAAGAGGATTGAGCGGATAACGTCAACCATGTAAAAAAGGGCTGCTGCAAAATGAGCGCTTTTGCCTTTTGAATAAAGAAACTGTTTTGCTTTGATTCCAAAAAAATTGTCGTTTGACGGGTGAAAACGCAAGAAAACTCTTTTTCCACCACTTTTTAGAAAATTGTAAAGTCTAAAGGCTTGAGTGCTTTTTCCAGACGCATCCAAACCGTCTATAACTATGAAAACCAATGAGTTCATACGCCTCCGTTCAAAAGAAAGAAGACTAAAGCACCGAAAGCTGGCACAGTTAAATTATCAAAGCTTAGGGGGGTAAATCCTTCAACCAAGGTTGTAACTGCAGCCACAACAACTGCGTGAAAAAGCTTGTCTAAAAATGAAAATGGCAATATTAGAGAAAAATAGAAAAGGCTGAAAGTTAAAACGCTAAAACTAGCAAGGAACATAGCCGCTGAACCCTCAAGACTTTTTTCTGAAAAAACTCCATACTTCCTCTTGCCAAATTTTTCTCCAACAACAGAGGCCACAGCATCGCCATAAGCCATTGGTAAAATTCTTGCCGCCAAAACCATAACATACTGTTTAGAAGCGAAAAGCAAAGCCAAAACAGTGTAGGATATAGCATAAAAAACCAGTCCCAACTGATGCCCCTCTTCGGTTATGTCTGTAAGTCCCTTCATCTTGTTGCTTAAATTTTTAAATGGCGAATAGGCGGATGCCAAAAATGTTATGGGTATGAATGGAACTGCAACCAAGAATGGATAAAAATTCGATGTAAAAAAAGGGATTATAAAGGGTAAGTTTCCAATCATTATATGCAAGAATTTTCGAGAAGCCTTTCGCCGTAAGCCTAAAATTTTGTCCATTTTGCTAGAAACAAAAATTATGAGTAATATGTAAAAATAGCACAAAAGCATTAAAAGCATGTTTGCAAAAATCTCATCGTCAATCAATGTTTCACCCTAAAAGGCTCCGGCAATAAAGGCTAACAATCCAATGAGAAACCATAAAAGAACAATGTTTTTGATTTTTCTAGCATTTTCCTTTGAAAAATCTTGAAGGAGCGCGAACGCGGAAGCCAAAAGTCCAAAATCGGTTATGGCAACAAAGGGAAGGAACCAAAAAGAAACATTTCCCAAAAGCCATGGGGTCGGACTCAACAAAACTGCAGAAAGGTAGAATAAAGCTGCAGTTATGGCAGCTTTTTTCTCTCCATAAAGCACAGCCAAAGTTCTCACATTCTGCAGTCTATCCCCTTGAACATCAACTATCCCTTTAGTTATCTCTCTACCGGTGTTTGATAGAAAAACCATTAAGACAAAGATCAAAACATTTGGCACAACAGTATTCACTGTGACGGCGCTTCCATAAATGAATGGCATCGATACGCATGTGCTTACTAGGAGGTTGCCTGGTAAACCGCTGCGTTTTCCCACAGTGGTGTAGGTTACAAAGAGTATCCATGCAAGTATAGCTATTAAGAAACAGAGGATGTTTGTTAAAAACGCAATTATGAAACCTATTGCTGTCAGGGTTAATGCAAAGATTAAGGCGTTTTTTGGCTGGATTAAGCCGCTTGGGATTGGACGTTTCGGCTCGTTTACTGCGTCAATTTCCCTATCATAATAGTCATTTATAGCCATAGAAGCGGCGGTTAAAGCAAAACCGGTGACAAATCCATATGCAAGCTTTTGCCAAAAAGTGCCTAAAACATTTGGGTTTGCTAGTGCTGCGCCTACTATTACCGCGAAACCCATCATTAAACAATTAATTGGACGCATCAAACGCAGGTAACCAGTGAATTTCTGCATTTTCTCAAGCCTTGCACTAAACCATAAGCCTTCATTAAAGTTATAAAACTCACGATAAGATTCGAAAGTTTAATACGTTGAACGTAAAATAAACATTTCCGAAGTTGGTGACAACTTTTGCGTGACAACTACGCACCAGAAAGACTAAGAGTGATAATTCCAGTGGGCGGGAAAGCCAAACGCTTATTACCGCTTACAGCGGAAACCAGCAAGGCGTGCATCCGCCTCTTGAATAGACCGTTAATAGAATTTTCGCTTCTATCTCTTGCCCGCCAAGGCATCCGAAACTTCATTTTCGGAGTGAAAGGCTACACGAATTATAGGGATTTACATGACTATTTCGAGTCGGGCTATGGGTTTTCCACAAGATACGAAATTAGTCCACGTGTTCACATAAAATACCAACCCAACGTTGACGACCTAGGAAGCGCAGATTCAGCGAGAATAAACATGGAATATTACAACGTTAGAGACCCAGTTTTCGCGGTGCAAGGCGACAACATCTTCAACGTAAATGTGAAGGAACTTGTGGAATTTCACCGAA from Candidatus Bathyarchaeota archaeon A05DMB-5 encodes:
- a CDS encoding ArsR family transcriptional regulator encodes the protein MNEAEEAKFEYALRGKAWKVYWLLLKSGHPLSVREVQKALRFSSPSVAQHHLEQLRELGLVEKQNVGGHYFLVNEVKIGVLRHFVKLGRLLFPRYFFYAVFSTVFYALFLLFLVQGITRENLFIITFGAIVSVIFWYEAFRVWSLRPY
- a CDS encoding thymidylate kinase, producing MNSLVFIVIDGLDASGKSTQAFRLYNFLKSGGKRVFLRFHPSNDNFFGIKAKQFLYSKGKSAHFAAALFYMVDVIRSILFYYWRKFDYIIFVRYLMGTAYLPSPLHRIAYHFFALVVPKSNFMFFLDVTPEEAYKRIQHGRKRREIFESLKELKRIRRKALFLALIDEWKIVNANKPAAEIAREIKDQL
- a CDS encoding phosphatidate cytidylyltransferase — encoded protein: MIDDEIFANMLLMLLCYFYILLIIFVSSKMDKILGLRRKASRKFLHIMIGNLPFIIPFFTSNFYPFLVAVPFIPITFLASAYSPFKNLSNKMKGLTDITEEGHQLGLVFYAISYTVLALLFASKQYVMVLAARILPMAYGDAVASVVGEKFGKRKYGVFSEKSLEGSAAMFLASFSVLTFSLFYFSLILPFSFLDKLFHAVVVAAVTTLVEGFTPLSFDNLTVPAFGALVFFLLNGGV
- a CDS encoding geranylgeranylglycerol-phosphate geranylgeranyltransferase, encoding MQKFTGYLRLMRPINCLMMGFAVIVGAALANPNVLGTFWQKLAYGFVTGFALTAASMAINDYYDREIDAVNEPKRPIPSGLIQPKNALIFALTLTAIGFIIAFLTNILCFLIAILAWILFVTYTTVGKRSGLPGNLLVSTCVSMPFIYGSAVTVNTVVPNVLIFVLMVFLSNTGREITKGIVDVQGDRLQNVRTLAVLYGEKKAAITAALFYLSAVLLSPTPWLLGNVSFWFLPFVAITDFGLLASAFALLQDFSKENARKIKNIVLLWFLIGLLAFIAGAF